The proteins below come from a single Asanoa ferruginea genomic window:
- the tsf gene encoding translation elongation factor Ts has protein sequence MADFTAADVKKLRDLTGAGMMDSKKALTEADGDFDKAVEVLRIKGAKDVGKRAGRTAANGLVAHSGTALLELNCETDFVAKNADFVALAQRLVEHAAAAGVTDVEGLLASKLADGTTVADTIQEASAKIGEKLVLNRFAVLDGDGSVAVYMHRKSQDLPPAVGVLVQYTGKSDEAADADARGVAMQIAAMRPKYLTRDEVPADVVESERRIAEETAREEGKPEAALTKIVEGRTNAFFKDFVLLEQASVADNKKTVKQVVSEAGIAVTRFVRFEVGQA, from the coding sequence ATGGCTGACTTCACCGCCGCGGACGTCAAGAAGCTCCGCGATCTCACCGGCGCCGGCATGATGGACAGCAAGAAGGCGCTGACGGAGGCTGACGGCGACTTCGACAAGGCCGTCGAGGTCCTGCGGATCAAGGGCGCGAAGGACGTCGGCAAGCGTGCCGGGCGCACCGCCGCCAACGGTCTGGTCGCACACTCCGGCACCGCGCTGCTCGAACTCAACTGTGAGACCGACTTCGTCGCGAAGAACGCCGACTTCGTCGCGCTCGCCCAGCGTCTGGTCGAGCACGCCGCGGCGGCCGGTGTCACCGACGTCGAGGGGCTGCTCGCCAGCAAGCTGGCCGACGGCACCACCGTCGCTGACACGATCCAGGAGGCTTCCGCCAAGATCGGCGAGAAGCTGGTGCTCAACCGGTTCGCGGTGCTCGACGGCGACGGCTCGGTGGCCGTCTACATGCACCGCAAGAGCCAGGACCTGCCGCCCGCGGTGGGTGTGCTCGTGCAATACACCGGCAAGAGCGACGAGGCCGCCGACGCCGACGCGCGTGGCGTCGCGATGCAGATCGCCGCGATGCGGCCGAAATACCTCACCCGTGACGAGGTGCCGGCCGACGTGGTCGAGTCCGAGCGCCGCATCGCCGAGGAGACCGCTCGCGAAGAGGGCAAGCCGGAAGCCGCGCTGACGAAGATCGTCGAGGGGCGCACCAACGCGTTCTTCAAGGACTTCGTGCTCCTCGAGCAGGCGTCGGTCGCCGACAACAAGAAGACCGTCAAGCAGGTCGTCAGCGAGGCTGGCATCGCCGTGACGCGGTTCGTCCGCTTCGAGGTCGGCCAGGCCTGA
- the pyrH gene encoding UMP kinase, whose amino-acid sequence MVEDPTAPPPGRPRRVVLKLSGEVFGGGMVGVDPDVVQAVARQIASVVRRGVQVAVVVGGGNFFRGAELQKRGMDRARADYMGMLGTVMNCLALQDFLEKEGIETRVQSAITMAQVAEPYIPLRAIRHLEKGRVVIFGAGAGMPYFSTDTVAAQRALEIRADVVLMSKNGVDGVYTADPRTDPTASKFDSVTFAEVLRRGLRVADAAAFSLCEENGLPMLVFGAEGDDTIMRAVAGERIGTLITAN is encoded by the coding sequence GTGGTCGAGGACCCCACCGCACCACCTCCGGGCCGGCCCCGCCGGGTCGTTCTGAAACTGTCCGGCGAGGTGTTCGGCGGAGGCATGGTCGGTGTCGATCCCGACGTCGTGCAGGCCGTAGCCCGCCAGATCGCGTCCGTCGTCCGTCGTGGCGTCCAGGTCGCCGTCGTCGTCGGCGGTGGCAACTTCTTCCGCGGCGCCGAGTTGCAGAAGCGCGGCATGGACCGCGCCCGGGCCGACTACATGGGCATGCTCGGCACGGTCATGAATTGCCTGGCCCTCCAGGACTTCCTGGAGAAGGAAGGCATCGAGACCCGGGTGCAGAGCGCGATCACGATGGCCCAGGTCGCCGAGCCCTACATCCCCCTGCGCGCGATCCGCCACCTGGAAAAGGGCCGCGTGGTGATCTTCGGCGCGGGCGCCGGGATGCCTTACTTCTCCACCGACACCGTCGCCGCCCAGCGCGCGCTGGAGATCCGCGCCGACGTGGTGTTGATGAGCAAGAACGGGGTTGACGGGGTCTACACCGCCGATCCGCGCACCGACCCGACGGCCAGCAAGTTCGACTCGGTCACGTTCGCCGAGGTGCTTCGGCGTGGCCTGCGGGTCGCCGACGCGGCCGCGTTCAGCCTCTGCGAGGAAAACGGCCTGCCGATGCTGGTGTTCGGCGCCGAGGGCGACGACACGATCATGCGGGCCGTCGCGGGCGAGCGCATCGGCACCTTGATCACAGCCAACTGA
- the frr gene encoding ribosome recycling factor: protein MIDDTLFEAEEKMDRAVDHAKEEFAAIRTGRANAAMFSKIVIDYYGTPTPLTQMASVGTPEPRMAIIKPYDNSQINAMEKAIRDSDLGVNPNNEGNQLRINLPQMTEERRREMIKVARGKAEDSKVAIRNVRRKAKEELDRLVKDGETGEDEGRRAEKDLDDLTHRYTTQIDELLKHKETELLEV from the coding sequence GTGATCGACGACACACTCTTCGAGGCCGAAGAGAAGATGGATCGCGCGGTCGACCACGCCAAGGAGGAGTTCGCCGCGATCCGCACCGGGCGAGCCAACGCGGCGATGTTCTCGAAGATCGTCATTGACTACTACGGCACCCCGACGCCGCTGACCCAGATGGCGTCCGTGGGCACCCCGGAGCCGCGGATGGCGATCATCAAGCCTTACGACAACTCGCAGATCAATGCGATGGAGAAGGCGATCCGCGACTCGGACCTCGGGGTCAACCCCAACAACGAGGGCAACCAGCTGCGCATCAACCTCCCGCAGATGACCGAGGAACGCCGCCGCGAGATGATCAAGGTCGCGCGGGGCAAGGCCGAAGATTCCAAGGTCGCCATCCGCAACGTACGGCGTAAGGCCAAGGAAGAGCTCGACCGCCTGGTGAAAGACGGCGAGACCGGGGAAGACGAGGGGCGACGGGCCGAGAAAGATCTCGACGACCTGACTCACCGCTACACCACACAGATCGATGAACTCCTCAAGCACAAGGAAACCGAGCTGCTCGAGGTCTGA
- a CDS encoding phosphatidate cytidylyltransferase: protein MSYSDPYSSVDPRRARHPGVAPEDYDPGFPANLDVPGWAGPTQPGFQQQPEPDPDPRHEPEVNGYTADTTQLPVVAPRDDDRRRGEPRPDADRRRARSDDEPSDPPQRRRGPGKRRAGPGRPPTSQKPSRAGRNLPAAIGVGVTLGGVLVASLYLYKPAFLGVLALAVAIGIWEVSRATREVRAHPPTIPLIAGGILMVGLAWYAGADALLLGLVATLLAAAVWRLADGTKGFKLDMTVSTLIAVYVPFLAGFAALLAVPEDGADRVLVVLIAVVLSDTGGYAAGVFFGRHPMAPTISPKKSWEGFGGSVVAAAVGSALTCYFLLNIDFWWGAVFGVAISVAAVLGDLGESMLKRDLGVKDMSRLLPGHGGLMDRLDSILFAVPTAYLLLSIFAPVR, encoded by the coding sequence ATGTCCTACTCCGACCCCTATTCGAGCGTTGATCCGCGTCGGGCGCGACACCCAGGTGTCGCGCCCGAGGATTACGACCCGGGCTTCCCCGCCAACCTCGATGTCCCGGGCTGGGCCGGCCCCACGCAACCCGGGTTCCAACAGCAGCCCGAGCCCGACCCCGACCCGAGGCACGAGCCCGAGGTCAACGGCTACACGGCCGACACGACCCAGCTCCCGGTCGTCGCCCCCCGCGACGACGACCGCCGCCGCGGCGAGCCGCGTCCCGACGCCGACCGTCGCCGCGCGCGATCCGACGACGAGCCGTCCGACCCACCCCAGCGTCGCCGCGGGCCGGGCAAGCGCCGGGCTGGCCCCGGCCGGCCGCCGACGTCCCAGAAGCCCAGCCGCGCCGGCCGCAACCTCCCCGCCGCGATCGGCGTGGGCGTCACGCTCGGCGGGGTCCTGGTCGCTTCGCTCTACCTCTACAAGCCGGCCTTCCTCGGCGTGCTCGCGCTCGCGGTCGCCATCGGCATCTGGGAGGTCAGCCGCGCCACCCGCGAGGTCCGCGCGCATCCGCCGACCATCCCGCTGATCGCCGGCGGCATCCTGATGGTCGGCCTGGCCTGGTACGCCGGTGCCGACGCCCTGCTCCTCGGCCTGGTGGCGACGCTGTTGGCCGCGGCCGTCTGGCGCTTGGCCGACGGGACCAAGGGCTTCAAGCTGGACATGACCGTGTCCACCCTGATAGCGGTTTACGTCCCGTTCCTAGCCGGCTTCGCCGCCCTGCTGGCGGTCCCGGAAGACGGCGCCGACCGGGTCCTGGTGGTGCTGATCGCGGTGGTGCTGTCAGACACGGGCGGCTACGCGGCCGGGGTCTTCTTCGGCCGGCATCCCATGGCACCGACCATCAGCCCGAAGAAGTCCTGGGAAGGCTTCGGCGGCTCGGTGGTAGCGGCCGCCGTCGGCAGCGCACTGACCTGCTACTTCCTGCTGAACATCGACTTCTGGTGGGGCGCCGTCTTCGGCGTGGCGATCAGCGTGGCAGCAGTCCTCGGCGACCTGGGCGAATCAATGCTCAAGCGTGACCTGGGCGTCAAAGACATGAGCCGCCTGCTCCCGGGCCACGGCGGCCTGATGGACCGCCTCGACTCGATCCTGTTCGCGGTACCCACCGCTTACCTGCTCCTGTCGATCTTCGCCCCGGTCCGCTGA
- the rlmN gene encoding 23S rRNA (adenine(2503)-C(2))-methyltransferase RlmN — protein sequence MTSLPIIQPKTATAGRRAAMPPRHLADLDVAGREAALVALGEPRFRARQLSTHYFGRLVRDPDAMTDLPATSRAKIATDLLPLLLTPVRETATDDGTTRKALWRLHDGALVESVLMGYPDRVTVCISSQAGCGMACPFCATGQAGLTRNLSTAEIVDQAVYLAGVAASGAMEGSPTRLSHVVFMGMGEPLANYNRVLAAVRRLTSPAPEGLGLSQRHITISTVGLVPAMRKLAEEDLAVTLALSLHAPDDDLRDELVPVNQRWKVAEVLDAAWHYADRTGRRVSVEYAMIKDVNDQPWRADLLGRLLAGRLAHVNLIPLNPTPGSKWDASAKPVEREFVRRLRAAGVSTTVRDTRGREIDGACGQLAAAEVTT from the coding sequence ATGACGAGTCTGCCCATCATTCAGCCCAAGACCGCGACCGCCGGGCGGCGTGCGGCCATGCCGCCGCGCCACCTTGCCGATCTTGATGTTGCGGGGCGTGAGGCCGCGTTGGTCGCGCTCGGTGAGCCTCGGTTTCGGGCCCGGCAGCTTTCGACCCATTACTTCGGGCGGTTGGTGCGGGACCCCGACGCGATGACCGACCTGCCGGCGACCAGTCGGGCGAAGATCGCGACGGATCTGTTGCCGCTGTTGTTGACGCCCGTTCGCGAGACGGCCACCGACGACGGCACCACCCGCAAGGCGTTGTGGCGGCTGCACGACGGGGCGCTCGTCGAGAGCGTGCTGATGGGCTACCCCGACCGGGTCACCGTCTGCATCTCCAGCCAGGCGGGATGCGGCATGGCGTGCCCGTTCTGCGCCACCGGTCAGGCCGGCCTGACCCGCAACCTGTCCACCGCGGAGATCGTCGACCAGGCCGTCTACCTGGCGGGGGTCGCGGCGTCCGGTGCGATGGAGGGGTCGCCTACGCGGCTGTCGCATGTCGTGTTCATGGGCATGGGCGAGCCGCTGGCCAACTACAACCGGGTGTTGGCGGCCGTGCGGCGGCTGACGTCGCCGGCTCCCGAGGGGCTCGGGCTCTCCCAGCGGCACATCACGATCTCCACGGTCGGGCTGGTGCCGGCGATGCGCAAGCTTGCCGAGGAAGACCTCGCGGTGACTCTTGCGCTGTCGCTGCACGCGCCCGATGATGATCTGCGCGATGAACTGGTGCCGGTCAACCAACGGTGGAAGGTGGCCGAAGTGCTTGACGCCGCGTGGCATTACGCGGATCGCACGGGGCGCCGTGTTTCCGTCGAATACGCGATGATCAAAGACGTGAACGACCAGCCGTGGCGAGCTGATCTGCTCGGGCGTCTGCTGGCCGGGCGGCTCGCGCACGTCAACCTCATCCCGCTCAACCCGACGCCGGGGAGCAAGTGGGATGCCAGCGCCAAGCCGGTCGAGCGCGAGTTCGTCCGGAGGCTGCGCGCGGCGGGCGTGTCGACTACCGTGCGTGACACCAGAGGTCGCGAGATCGACGGTGCGTGCGGCCAGCTTGCCGCTGCTGAGGTGACGACATGA